The DNA sequence tgcttcgatgggcggagcttgattcgactgtcaatctcacagttgaaacttcgcagtgaaacaaggatcatgccattttggcgatatgggggtgctcaacatctgattttacatagaactaccagttttctcccaataagttaatatacagcctattacaattgTTACGGCTGCCGAGGGCAGCCgtctgtgtgtcactgctgcCTGTGTTTCTCCCTGCATGTTACACTGTGAGGCGGGGGATTGGCTGGACTTCGGCAAGCCTGGTTGATCCCGCCTCCCACCTCCGACGATTCCGATTGNNNNNNNNNNNNNNNNNNNNNNNNNNNNNNNNNtgtctgcttgtgttcttgattagtttgttatctgtctgcttgtgttcttgattagtttgttatctgtctgcttgtgttcttgattagtttgttatctgtctgcttgtgttcttgattagtttgttatctgtctgcttgtgttcttgattagtttgttttcatgtttcttgtgttCTCGATTAGATTGTTATCTGTCTTCTTGTGTtcttgattagtttgttatctgtctgcttgtgttcttgattagtttgttatctgtcttcttgtgttcttgattagtttgttttctgtttcttgtgttcttgattagtttgttatctgtcttcttgtgttcttgattagtttgttatctgtctgcttgtgttcttgattagtttgttatctgtcttcttgtgttcttgattagtttgttttcgtgtttcttgtgttcttgattagtttgttatctgtctgcttgtgttcttgattagtttgttatctgtcttcttgtgttcttgattagtttgttatctgtcttcttgtgttcttgattagtttgttttcgtgtttcttgtgttcttgattagtttgttatctgtctgcttgtgttcttgattagtttgttatATTAATTATTCTGATCTTTTCCGTCTTATTTTGATATGGTCTGTGTTAAGTGTTTAATTCATGCTTGGATTCTGTCTGTCTACTAGGTGTCAATTTATGATCCTTGCAggatttgttatttatttgatcatgatgttagtctgttctgtttctgttaccTTAGTCTGTTCTGTCTTGTTGAGTTGACAGTGATTTTCAGTTGTTTAGTTTGctttgtctgttctgtgttttgggttcCAGTTGGATTCAGGGGTCTGTACCACAAAGCGAGTTTTGcgttatctggcttaactaaccctaacaatcacGATCAGGATAAGCAGtcccacgaagctggttatcaactggATAAGCCAATCCAGCCATGAGCGCATTCACATAAAATAGGCGGtcttagcagcagatgaccaattgcagacatgaacaagtgtTTGAACAAATGAAGATAGATATTATCATGGATCACAGGAAAATTATCCgattatcacgggaaaacggaaataaaaatatttgaatagaTGGCCAGGGCTTCCGTAGGctactttacaacctgttgtaatgtgacaaataaatctaccttgtagcCTACTTGTAATgcagtgtttttacagtgtggtatatgtacttttacttaagtaaaggatctgaatacttcgtcTCACAGTACTCACAGCAAGTGTCATAATGTGATTCACAGCGGCAATATTTTAACTGAACATGCCACATGTCGCCTGTAGTTGTCCTCCTAGCCTGCTGAGGGTGGTAGAGAGTAAAATGCGCTAAAGCAGCAGCGAatgttacagtttgtgtttcctgtgtttcgTATGAGCGGTGTGAGTGGAAAGCAGGTGAGTTTATATACAGCTTTAAATTCACCTCACCTGTCTGCGGATTTACCGAACCGCTGGCATAGGTGATAAATACCTATGGATTGTGTTCATATAAGAGACTATTGTGTTAGACCACTTTTAAAGTAGCATTTAGCTAGATGTCTAAGTTAGCTTGAAAGCTAAGTGCTAGGCTAACGTTATGAATGAGCGTTAAGCTAACACATGCTAATATTAGCTTAAACTGGGCATCTAACCTACtgtaaactttaaataaacacttaGGATGGGAAATATGATCATACAGTTTTGCGCGTTAGCTCCTCCAGCCGGCTGAGTTTTAATCAGACTTTCCGGACGTGTTTCATGTCTCATTTGTGTTGATCATGACAGTTAACATGCTCTCCTGTTGATTCTTCAGACTCCACCATGGATATCAGACCAAATCACACCATCTACATCAACAATGTGAACGATAAAGTCAAGAAAGAAGgtaagttttatttatgtatttatctgATGATGATTAATCTCATTTGTAAGAGAGACTTGGCCAAGAAGCATCATAAGAGTTCAAGTTAGAAACATATAAAAGACagcataaatacatacataatgaGTCCCAGTATGTTTAAGAATAGATTAAAACATTGTATTGATTACTTTTGaggctcttcatggcctctatCTTTGACCTTTTAGTCGGCACGTACTTTGAGAAATCAGGTCGGCagagtcagttttatttagctgcctttgtgaagcactttgtaatattgattttgaaaagtgccctaaaaataaagattatttttattatcttgCAGAGCTGAAGCGGGCGTTGTACGCGCTCTTCTCTCAGTTCGGTCAGGTAGTTGACATCGTGGCCATGAAGACCATGAAGATGAGGGGACAGGCCTTCGTCGTCTTCAAAGAGCTCACCGCCGCCACCAACGCTCTGAGGCAACTACAGGGCTTCCCGTTCTACAACAAGCCCATGGTAGGACGAGACACTGTGTTCACCCTGTTTTCACACTGATCAGCTGGACAGTCTGATGGGgacttctgtttttcttttagtgGTATGCTGGTTGAATGTAGTTGTGTTGACATGTTTGACTTAACAACACAGTTCTGTAATGTTTCTCATTCTCACCTTTTATGAAACCTCACAGTAAAGTTAATTGCAGGTTTTCTTCATGCGGCTACAGAAATGTAAGATGTCAGTAACCAGAACAGGGCTGGGCTTTAACTGACTGACTTGTGTCCTGTTGGTTTCCAGAGGATACAGTACGCAAAGACTGACTCCGAGGTCATTGCCAAGGTGAAAGGCACGTACGGCGACAAGGACAAAAAGAAGgataagaagaagaaggctCCGGAGTCAGCGTCCAGCCTAACAAAGAAGCCAGCAGTGgtgagtgaagctgctgtcagcAACCTGAAGTTTAGGTTTACAGGAGTTTAACATCAGAGACATAACATCTGATCTCTATCTTTTAATTCATCATCattcaaaagtattttagtctagttttagtcattgTCCATCATTTTAGACTTTTCTAACTCACTTAGTATAATTTTGATTCGCATTTTGGTCAATCTGCTCGAACCAAAAATAGAGAGATGATTTGAATGTTAGCTTTGTTCTCGTTTTTATTACAAAGGAGACATTAACGTACCTCGCCTTGATATGCCGCTTCAAGTTCGtagtgttttttccaaaaatcttaCAACCACATCAGTGGGTGAACTCTACATAGCTTTCAGGGGAGCTCAGTTTTTTGTGAttgtgattcttactgctgaatcattaatagctgcaagcatgtaggcctggggcCAACTGTGgaagtatcaggcatgtttg is a window from the Micropterus dolomieu isolate WLL.071019.BEF.003 ecotype Adirondacks unplaced genomic scaffold, ASM2129224v1 scaffold_21, whole genome shotgun sequence genome containing:
- the snrpb2 gene encoding U2 small nuclear ribonucleoprotein B'' yields the protein MDIRPNHTIYINNVNDKVKKEELKRALYALFSQFGQVVDIVAMKTMKMRGQAFVVFKELTAATNALRQLQGFPFYNKPMRIQYAKTDSEVIAKVKGTYGDKDKKKDKKKKAPESASSLTKKPAVGSAAPVHSPAAQVPDNPPNYILFLNNLPEETNEMMLSMLFNQFPGFKEVRLVPGKHDIAFVEFESDTQAGVAKDALQGFRITATCAMKITYAKK